A window from Nitrospira sp. ND1 encodes these proteins:
- a CDS encoding SDR family NAD(P)-dependent oxidoreductase codes for MNRLQGKVAIITGGNAGIGEAIAKLFADEGASVVVTGRRKEELDRVVKGIGVNGGRALAVVGSVTDEAHVQDVVAQTLRTFGKLHILVNNAGIGDFGKRLHEIDDATWAKVLDINLTGVFRMTRAVLPELLKGGGGSIINISTVASLVGIRGLSAYAASKGGLDALTRSIAVDYAQDNIRCNVMNPGLVDTPMAAPLMADPASLEPIMAQYAIRRPGKPEEVAKMALYLASDEATWVTGATFPIDGGMTISKG; via the coding sequence ATGAATCGGTTACAGGGGAAAGTGGCCATCATTACCGGCGGGAATGCGGGAATCGGGGAGGCGATCGCGAAGCTATTCGCGGATGAAGGCGCCTCCGTCGTGGTAACCGGTCGCCGGAAGGAAGAGCTCGACCGGGTGGTGAAGGGGATCGGTGTGAACGGAGGGCGGGCATTGGCGGTGGTCGGATCCGTCACGGATGAGGCCCACGTGCAGGATGTGGTCGCGCAGACCCTGCGTACCTTCGGCAAGCTGCATATTCTGGTGAACAACGCTGGAATCGGCGATTTCGGCAAACGGCTCCACGAAATAGACGATGCCACCTGGGCGAAGGTGCTGGACATCAATCTCACGGGGGTCTTTCGGATGACCCGCGCAGTTCTTCCTGAGCTGTTGAAGGGCGGGGGCGGTTCGATCATCAACATTTCCACCGTGGCGAGCCTGGTCGGGATCCGCGGTCTGTCGGCCTATGCCGCGTCCAAAGGCGGCCTGGACGCGTTGACACGGTCCATCGCGGTCGATTACGCGCAGGACAACATCCGCTGCAACGTCATGAATCCCGGTCTGGTGGATACGCCCATGGCGGCGCCTTTAATGGCCGATCCTGCCAGCCTGGAACCGATCATGGCTCAGTACGCCATCCGTCGGCCCGGCAAGCCGGAAGAGGTAGCGAAGATGGCGCTCTACCTCGCATCCGACGAGGCCACCTGGGTGACCGGAGCGACGTTCCCTATCGATGGAGGCATGACCATCAGCAAGGGGTAA
- a CDS encoding tRNA (adenine-N1)-methyltransferase has translation MSQLQNGERVHLVDKKGRQYALTLKAGDIYHFSGETIPHDELIGKPDGTVVTLSKGKRFLALRPTFGEYVLKMPRGAQVLYPKDLSLIPMWADVYPGARVFEAGTGSGALTMALLRAVGPTGLVVTYEARDDFARTALTNIERYMGPVSTLMPCRKNAYEGIDVLEDGRLFDRLVLDLPEPWQVVPHAAKVLRSGGIYLSFVPTIPQVMQTVDALERTSVFGMIETFETLLRTWSIQGRSVRPDHRMVAHSGFLTVARKVEEGWWSRPSKTVEAEAAGEQDDEAHEGEDAEA, from the coding sequence ATGTCACAACTACAAAACGGCGAACGTGTTCATCTGGTCGACAAAAAGGGCCGGCAATATGCCCTGACATTGAAAGCCGGGGATATCTATCACTTCAGCGGCGAAACGATTCCGCACGATGAGCTCATCGGCAAGCCGGACGGCACCGTGGTGACCCTCTCGAAGGGCAAACGGTTTCTCGCGCTCCGGCCGACCTTCGGGGAATATGTCCTGAAAATGCCTCGCGGGGCGCAGGTACTCTATCCCAAAGACCTGTCGTTGATCCCGATGTGGGCGGATGTCTATCCCGGCGCGCGGGTATTCGAGGCCGGAACCGGGTCCGGAGCGCTCACCATGGCGTTGTTGCGCGCCGTGGGGCCGACCGGCCTGGTCGTCACCTACGAAGCCCGTGACGATTTTGCCCGTACGGCATTGACCAACATCGAACGCTATATGGGGCCCGTGTCTACCCTCATGCCCTGTCGCAAGAATGCCTACGAGGGCATCGACGTGCTGGAAGACGGCCGCTTGTTCGATCGTCTGGTGCTGGATTTGCCGGAACCCTGGCAGGTGGTGCCGCATGCGGCAAAAGTCCTGCGCTCGGGCGGCATTTATTTGAGTTTTGTGCCGACCATCCCGCAGGTCATGCAAACCGTGGATGCGCTGGAGCGCACGTCGGTATTCGGCATGATCGAAACCTTTGAAACGTTGCTGCGGACCTGGTCGATTCAGGGGCGGAGTGTCCGGCCCGATCATCGCATGGTGGCGCATTCGGGTTTCCTGACCGTCGCCAGAAAAGTCGAAGAGGGCTGGTGGTCGCGTCCGAGCAAAACGGTCGAGGCAGAGGCAGCCGGCGAGCAGGATGACGAAGCGCACGAGGGGGAGGACGCAGAGGCATGA